A window of the Haloterrigena turkmenica DSM 5511 genome harbors these coding sequences:
- a CDS encoding phosphatase PAP2 family protein translates to MLTEDRGIGITEALHGSAQDPILVLFALLTQLGDVWFLFLGGGVLYVAGDKFPRWGVDRRRALFVLGLLLTYVALIGVLKQFFLLPRPAGAGEPPVVEWIPSLFQPAFASTSTGDGPGFPSGHALGTTMVWGGFALVVVENKLSYLWLGVAGAVAGIISLSRLVLGVHYLVDVVVGAGLGLVILGVLYAITDRGTVPGRVLLVAVAIAALGLLQGVSFESVAVLGSTVGAWLVWRGIADSTPAHPSNRWVVGAGFAVLGLAGGFFTLLYALEPPLMVTFSGSAIAVGGAVVAPLAGEKLLDR, encoded by the coding sequence ATGCTTACGGAGGACCGCGGTATTGGGATCACCGAGGCGCTTCATGGATCAGCGCAGGACCCGATTCTCGTTCTTTTCGCACTGCTGACACAACTCGGTGACGTGTGGTTCCTTTTTCTGGGAGGCGGCGTACTTTATGTCGCCGGGGATAAGTTTCCGCGGTGGGGGGTCGATCGACGGCGTGCCCTGTTTGTCCTTGGACTCCTGCTCACGTATGTTGCCCTCATCGGGGTACTCAAACAGTTCTTCCTGCTCCCTCGTCCGGCAGGGGCAGGTGAGCCGCCCGTCGTCGAGTGGATACCATCTCTCTTCCAGCCGGCGTTCGCGAGTACTTCGACAGGGGACGGACCGGGATTTCCGAGTGGTCACGCCCTCGGGACGACGATGGTATGGGGTGGATTCGCGCTCGTCGTCGTAGAGAACAAACTATCATATCTGTGGCTCGGAGTCGCGGGCGCTGTCGCCGGTATCATCTCGCTCTCGAGGCTTGTTCTGGGAGTTCATTACCTCGTAGATGTTGTGGTCGGGGCTGGCCTTGGGCTGGTGATATTGGGTGTTCTCTACGCGATCACCGACCGCGGCACCGTTCCCGGTCGAGTGTTGCTCGTTGCCGTCGCCATCGCGGCGCTGGGGTTATTACAGGGAGTTTCTTTTGAGAGCGTGGCCGTGCTCGGAAGCACCGTTGGCGCATGGCTCGTCTGGCGTGGCATCGCTGATTCAACGCCAGCCCATCCGTCGAACCGGTGGGTGGTCGGTGCTGGGTTCGCTGTCCTTGGACTCGCGGGCGGTTTCTTTACACTCTTGTACGCTCTCGAACCACCACTGATGGTCACGTTTTCTGGTTCCGCAATCGCAGTTGGTGGTGCTGTTGTCGCCCCACTAGCCGGTGAGAAACTCCTGGATCGGTAA